A stretch of DNA from Candidatus Binatia bacterium:
ATGGACCAGCTCTTCTCCACCTATGCGGAGTGGATCCCCAAATTCGAAGCATTTTTTTCCAAAAAGGTGCCACGTGGCCCGCATGATCCGGAACCTGCGTATCGCCGCAGCATCCGAGCCAAGGCGCTGGACACGCTGCGCGGTTTACTTCCGGCCGCAACCCAAGCAAACGTGGGCTTGTTCGGAAGCGGGCAAGCCTTCGAGGCACTCTTGCTGCGCCTGCGTGCCCATCCGCTGGCCGAGGCGCGCCGCAGCGCGGAGCTCATGCTAACCGAGTTACGCAAGGTCATTCCGGCATTTCTCACCCGCGTCGATCGGCCCGATCGCGGGCAGATTTGGAGCGAATACCTTCGGCGCACACGCCAAGCTTCCCAGGAGATCGCGAACCGGTACACACAAGGGATTACGCCGGAACCTCGCGCCGAAGTAACACTGACGGACTTCGATCCCGAGGGAGAAATCAAGGTCGTCGCTGCGGCCATGTACGCGTACACGAACCTGCCCGACGACCAACTTCTTGCCTTGGCGCGCAAGATGTCGCCTGCGGATCGCGAGGCCGTTCTCAAAGCTTACGTGGGAGAGAGAAGTAACCGGCGGCACAAGCCCGGCCGGGCCTTCGAACGGACCGCATACCGTTTCGACATCCTCACGGACTACGGCGCCTTCCGCGATTTGCAGCGCCATCGCCTCCTCACCATCGAGTGGCAACGATTTTCGCCGGAGCACGGCTATGAAATGCCCGGCGCTGTGGTCGAAGCTGGTGCGGGCGACGCTTGGCGTGCGGCGATGGATCGCTCTGCAGCGCTGT
This window harbors:
- a CDS encoding thymidylate synthase, translating into MTSLTDETFTANERAALAPYFTNVDSPIFALQNLPEVVKGALFARYSRSPKSVRRLFLDEFLDQVESAELGRVGLDRAERLYERVFDEYGDDSVAQLGGVHLACEGVSNILTKVIEWGRLMAYLEQSTRYIAYDTRVNGRWRYVVPPELESHPLRAHYEETMDQLFSTYAEWIPKFEAFFSKKVPRGPHDPEPAYRRSIRAKALDTLRGLLPAATQANVGLFGSGQAFEALLLRLRAHPLAEARRSAELMLTELRKVIPAFLTRVDRPDRGQIWSEYLRRTRQASQEIANRYTQGITPEPRAEVTLTDFDPEGEIKVVAAAMYAYTNLPDDQLLALARKMSPADREAVLKAYVGERSNRRHKPGRAFERTAYRFDILTDYGAFRDLQRHRLLTIEWQRFSPEHGYEMPGAVVEAGAGDAWRAAMDRSAALYRALANAGLEEIAPYSLCFAYRIRFYLHMNAREAMHVIELRTTPQGHPVYRRVCQQMHRLIAEQAGHRAIAAAMRYVNYGTVELERLDAERAREERKQSFPGGAK